A portion of the Cellulophaga algicola DSM 14237 genome contains these proteins:
- a CDS encoding leucine-rich repeat domain-containing protein, whose product MKIKIWRSLLVILFFTTTTFAIPRAEKKALIDLYESTNGEHWKVSWDLSSNVTNWAGVIIENNHVISITLFNNNLTGSLPVSIGNLQNLRILNLAFNRVEGNLPIGLFQLANLEVLRLGKNKLQGAIPNEIGALRKLEHLDLFNNNISGNLPEILGSLENLKVISLSNNNLEGELPVSIINLSKLERLELSENNLKGDIPQNISTLKSLKTLVIADNYFSSKFPSEILKMKNLEVLQIQKNDFEIHLVTDFSSAASSLVVFDFDGNTNTSYNKRNLKDLYLDSNTRTAKTKFEDGEDN is encoded by the coding sequence ATGAAGATTAAAATTTGGAGATCACTGCTAGTTATTTTGTTTTTTACAACGACTACATTTGCCATTCCTAGAGCAGAAAAAAAAGCACTTATAGATTTATATGAGAGCACTAATGGTGAGCATTGGAAAGTCTCGTGGGATTTATCTAGTAATGTAACTAATTGGGCGGGTGTAATAATCGAAAACAACCACGTAATTTCAATTACTTTATTTAATAATAATCTAACAGGAAGCTTACCAGTAAGTATTGGTAATTTGCAAAATTTAAGAATATTGAATCTAGCCTTTAATCGTGTTGAAGGAAATCTACCTATTGGTTTGTTTCAATTAGCAAATCTGGAAGTATTACGATTGGGGAAAAATAAATTACAAGGTGCTATTCCTAATGAAATAGGAGCATTGAGAAAACTAGAACATTTAGATCTTTTTAATAACAATATTTCAGGAAATCTACCTGAAATACTAGGCTCTTTAGAAAATTTGAAAGTAATATCGCTTTCAAATAATAATTTAGAAGGAGAACTTCCGGTATCTATTATTAACTTATCAAAATTAGAACGGTTAGAGTTATCAGAAAATAATTTAAAAGGAGATATTCCTCAAAATATAAGTACGCTAAAAAGCTTAAAAACGTTGGTGATTGCTGATAATTATTTCTCAAGCAAATTTCCGTCTGAAATATTAAAGATGAAAAACTTAGAAGTATTGCAGATTCAAAAAAATGATTTTGAGATACATCTTGTTACAGATTTTTCATCTGCAGCATCTAGTTTGGTAGTTTTTGATTTTGATGGCAATACAAATACATCATATAATAAACGGAATTTAAAAGACCTTTATTTAGACTCGAATACACGTACGGCAAAGACTAAGTTTGAAGATGGTGAAGATAATTAA
- a CDS encoding ABC-F family ATP-binding cassette domain-containing protein, with translation MLNIHNLSVSFAGEYLFEEISFRLNTGDRVGLIGKNGAGKSTLLKLLSKEMQPDTGIIASDKEVRIGFLKQDLDFELGRTVLEESYQAFEEIIALEKQLEYTNQQLAERTDYESDGYTKLIEDLSDITHHYEILGGYNYQGETEKILLGLGFKREDFDKFTDTFSGGWRMRIELAKLLLQNNDVLLLDEPTNHLDIESIIWLEQFLRSSSSAVAIVSHDKMFLDNVTNRTIEISLGRIYDYNKPYSEFLVLRKEIQEQQLSAQRNQEKQIQQTEKLIEKFRAKASKATMAQSLIKKLDKLDRIAVDEDDNSVMNLKFPISVVPGRVVIEIEDLSKHYGEKEVLNNIDLLIERDIKTAFVGQNGQGKSTLAKIIVGDIEHQGRLKLGHNVQIGYFAQNQAEYLDGNKTILNTMIDAANETNRSKVRDILGSFLFRGDEVDKYVKVLSGGERNRLALAKMLLQPFNVLVMDEPTNHLDIKSKNVLKQALQSFEGTLILVSHDRDFLQGLTSNVYEFKDGAIKEYLGDIDFYLEQRKVEDFREIEKKQVKVSKKEKKSVTKEVSYEDQKKLKSLNNKLSSVESNISQLEKEIKQIDKDLLNHYDATIAKPGFFDSYEKKKKTLKQLMEQWEDITLKLEELS, from the coding sequence ATGCTTAATATTCATAATCTTTCTGTTTCATTCGCTGGCGAATATCTATTTGAAGAAATTTCATTTCGCTTAAATACTGGCGATAGAGTTGGCCTAATAGGTAAAAATGGAGCAGGAAAATCTACCTTGTTAAAACTCTTGTCTAAAGAAATGCAACCAGATACAGGGATTATAGCTTCAGATAAAGAAGTTCGTATCGGTTTTTTAAAGCAAGATTTAGATTTTGAACTGGGCAGAACTGTTTTAGAAGAATCATATCAAGCATTTGAGGAAATTATAGCTTTAGAAAAACAATTAGAGTACACCAACCAGCAGCTTGCAGAACGTACCGATTATGAAAGTGATGGGTATACCAAGCTTATTGAAGATTTGAGTGATATAACCCATCACTATGAAATTTTAGGAGGGTATAACTACCAGGGAGAAACAGAAAAAATATTATTAGGATTAGGTTTTAAAAGAGAAGATTTTGACAAATTCACCGATACGTTTTCAGGAGGATGGCGTATGCGGATAGAATTAGCGAAATTATTACTTCAGAATAACGATGTTTTGCTTTTAGATGAGCCTACCAACCACTTAGATATTGAATCTATTATTTGGTTAGAACAATTTTTAAGATCTAGCTCAAGTGCCGTAGCAATTGTATCGCATGATAAAATGTTCTTAGATAATGTTACGAACAGAACTATAGAGATTTCTTTAGGGAGAATTTACGATTATAATAAACCATATTCAGAGTTTTTAGTGCTTCGTAAAGAGATCCAAGAGCAACAATTAAGTGCGCAAAGAAATCAGGAAAAACAAATACAACAGACAGAAAAGTTAATTGAGAAATTTAGAGCAAAAGCTTCTAAAGCAACAATGGCACAATCTTTAATAAAAAAGCTAGATAAGCTAGACCGTATAGCGGTAGATGAAGATGATAATAGTGTTATGAATTTAAAATTTCCAATATCAGTTGTTCCAGGTAGGGTTGTGATTGAAATTGAGGATTTATCTAAGCATTATGGAGAAAAAGAAGTATTAAACAATATAGATTTACTAATAGAACGCGATATTAAGACCGCTTTTGTTGGGCAGAATGGACAAGGTAAATCAACATTAGCTAAAATTATTGTTGGAGATATAGAACATCAAGGTCGCCTTAAACTAGGGCATAATGTGCAAATAGGATATTTTGCTCAAAATCAAGCAGAATATTTAGATGGTAATAAAACCATACTAAATACGATGATTGATGCGGCTAATGAAACCAATAGGAGTAAAGTAAGAGATATTTTGGGTTCTTTTCTATTTAGAGGAGACGAGGTAGATAAATATGTGAAAGTATTATCTGGTGGAGAAAGAAACCGTTTAGCATTAGCTAAAATGCTCTTACAGCCTTTTAACGTCTTGGTGATGGATGAACCTACCAACCACTTAGATATAAAATCTAAAAATGTGTTAAAACAAGCACTACAGAGTTTTGAAGGAACTTTAATTCTTGTTTCTCATGATAGAGATTTTTTACAAGGTCTTACGAGCAATGTGTATGAATTTAAAGATGGTGCAATAAAAGAGTATTTGGGTGATATAGATTTTTACTTAGAACAACGTAAGGTTGAGGATTTTAGAGAAATAGAGAAAAAACAAGTTAAAGTTTCTAAAAAGGAGAAAAAGTCTGTAACGAAAGAAGTGAGTTATGAGGACCAAAAAAAGCTGAAGTCCCTTAACAATAAATTGAGTTCAGTTGAAAGTAATATTTCACAATTAGAGAAGGAAATTAAACAAATAGATAAAGACTTATTAAACCATTATGATGCCACTATTGCAAAGCCAGGTTTTTTTGATTCTTATGAGAAAAAGAAGAAGACTTTAAAGCAATTAATGGAGCAATGGGAGGACATTACACTAAAATTAGAAGAACTTTCTTAA
- a CDS encoding DUF983 domain-containing protein, with the protein MLKKGNKLYSILTGTCPKCQNESMYLDKNPYHMTKIFKMHERCSNCGTKYKIEPSFFYGAMYVSYGVGIAFAVAAFVITFLFIGTSLKTSFFTIMGTLVVFMPLIMRLSRNIWINIFISYEPNAVKNESKKETL; encoded by the coding sequence ATGTTAAAAAAAGGAAACAAACTCTACAGTATTTTAACAGGAACTTGTCCCAAATGCCAAAATGAAAGCATGTATTTGGATAAAAACCCCTATCATATGACCAAAATTTTTAAAATGCACGAGCGTTGTTCAAATTGCGGTACAAAATACAAAATAGAACCTTCATTTTTTTATGGCGCAATGTACGTAAGTTATGGTGTAGGAATTGCTTTTGCGGTAGCTGCATTTGTAATTACTTTTTTATTCATTGGAACTAGTTTAAAAACAAGTTTTTTCACGATCATGGGAACACTAGTTGTATTTATGCCACTCATTATGCGCTTAAGCCGTAATATCTGGATTAATATCTTTATTAGCTACGAACCTAATGCCGTTAAAAATGAATCAAAAAAAGAGACCCTTTAA
- a CDS encoding NAD(P)/FAD-dependent oxidoreductase, producing MPISYLCGMIDYLIVGLGLAGISFCEQLEGNSKTYRVIADKSQTSSVVAGGLYNPVILKRFTLAWNAKEQLEQALPFYEKLSKKLQVQLDFKIPVLRRFASIEEQNMWFEASDKPQLNYFLSTTIKKNNNVSVDAPFGYGEVRHTGRIDTKVLLVNYERYLLEKELLQQETFDYTCLEINEDAITYKGVTAKKIIFATGFGLTDNPFFNYLPLNGTKGELLTIKAPALKEENVIKSSVFIIPLGSDLYRVGATYKWKDKTNLPTEESKLELLEKLDTFLNCAYEVVDHVAGIRPTVADRRPLVGQHPDEKKLFILNGFGSRGVMIAPTASASLYQFIENKEAIHPEMNIARFTKKYYQKK from the coding sequence ATGCCAATTAGCTACCTTTGCGGTATGATAGATTATTTAATCGTAGGCCTTGGGTTGGCGGGTATTTCTTTTTGTGAACAACTTGAGGGGAATTCCAAAACATACCGTGTAATTGCAGATAAATCACAAACGTCATCAGTTGTCGCTGGTGGTTTGTATAACCCAGTAATATTAAAACGTTTTACGCTTGCTTGGAATGCTAAAGAACAACTTGAACAAGCTTTGCCTTTTTATGAAAAATTATCAAAGAAACTTCAAGTTCAGCTAGATTTTAAAATTCCTGTGTTACGAAGGTTTGCATCTATTGAAGAGCAAAATATGTGGTTTGAAGCTTCAGATAAACCACAACTCAACTACTTCCTATCGACTACAATTAAAAAAAACAATAATGTAAGTGTTGATGCTCCATTTGGTTATGGGGAAGTACGGCATACCGGAAGAATAGATACCAAGGTGTTGTTAGTAAATTATGAAAGGTATCTTTTAGAGAAGGAATTACTGCAGCAAGAAACTTTTGATTATACTTGCCTTGAAATAAACGAAGATGCTATTACGTATAAAGGAGTAACTGCTAAAAAAATTATTTTTGCTACAGGCTTTGGTTTAACTGATAATCCGTTTTTTAACTATTTGCCGCTCAATGGTACTAAGGGAGAGTTATTGACCATAAAAGCACCAGCCTTAAAAGAAGAAAATGTAATAAAATCTTCGGTTTTTATTATCCCATTAGGATCAGATTTATATAGGGTAGGGGCTACTTATAAATGGAAAGATAAAACCAATTTACCTACAGAAGAATCTAAGCTTGAGTTATTAGAAAAACTAGATACTTTTTTAAACTGTGCTTATGAAGTTGTAGATCATGTTGCAGGGATAAGGCCAACGGTAGCAGATCGCAGACCTTTAGTAGGGCAACACCCTGATGAAAAAAAATTATTCATTTTAAATGGGTTTGGATCTAGAGGAGTAATGATTGCCCCAACGGCATCGGCATCCTTATACCAATTTATAGAAAATAAGGAAGCTATTCACCCAGAGATGAATATAGCACGTTTTACAAAAAAATACTATCAGAAAAAATAA
- the porN gene encoding type IX secretion system ring subunit PorN/GldN, which yields MNWKNVLLIGAVTLLPISMVAQANILNAKKPEEIGKKTDSQIENDNDAPLEYGYVDDRDILWSKTVWEVIDLDERVNFPLYYPVDTVNIGSDRRSLYDVLIKNIKNGKIKDIYADSYFTEKREFSDLEATMQKIDTTDYGYEQYNAGEQVSPEYVNRRDLAAADLEEYLIKGIWYFDKRQGELKYRLLGIAPRAPDVNFIDDESMDQEENKVALFWVWYPSARQILHEAKVFNQRNSAQPISFDMLLNARRFNATIYKEDNVFGDRAIKDYISDNSLFQLLESNRIKETIRDKEQDMWSY from the coding sequence ATGAATTGGAAAAATGTTTTATTAATTGGTGCGGTAACTTTATTGCCAATATCAATGGTGGCTCAGGCAAATATATTAAATGCCAAAAAACCTGAAGAGATAGGTAAGAAAACAGATTCTCAAATAGAGAACGATAATGACGCTCCTTTAGAATACGGTTATGTTGATGATAGAGATATTCTATGGTCAAAAACAGTATGGGAGGTTATCGATTTAGATGAGAGAGTAAACTTTCCTTTATACTATCCAGTTGATACTGTAAATATTGGTTCTGATAGAAGATCTTTGTATGATGTTTTAATTAAAAACATTAAAAACGGTAAAATTAAAGATATCTACGCAGATTCTTATTTTACGGAGAAAAGAGAATTCTCTGACTTAGAAGCTACCATGCAAAAAATTGATACAACCGATTACGGTTACGAGCAATATAATGCAGGTGAGCAAGTGTCTCCAGAATATGTTAACAGAAGAGATTTAGCAGCAGCTGATTTAGAAGAATACTTAATAAAAGGTATTTGGTATTTTGATAAGCGTCAAGGTGAATTAAAATACAGACTTTTAGGTATTGCTCCAAGAGCTCCAGATGTTAACTTTATTGATGATGAATCTATGGATCAAGAAGAAAACAAAGTTGCATTGTTTTGGGTATGGTACCCAAGTGCAAGACAAATTCTTCATGAAGCCAAAGTATTTAATCAACGAAACTCTGCACAGCCTATATCTTTTGATATGTTGTTAAATGCAAGAAGATTTAATGCAACAATTTATAAAGAAGATAACGTGTTTGGTGATCGTGCCATTAAAGATTATATTTCAGATAACTCTTTATTCCAATTACTAGAATCTAATCGTATCAAAGAAACAATTAGAGATAAGGAACAGGATATGTGGAGTTACTAA
- the porM gene encoding type IX secretion system motor protein PorM/GldM — protein sequence MAGGKQSPRQKMVNLMYLVFICMLALNMSKEVLAAFGLMNEKMEVSNQKTSDNNLAFLDGLETKASEDAAKYAEDFKKAQSVQKLSQEYYDYLEALKKGMTVGVEDPKDYQVMDKSDFLDQKFFAGDNLAEGGKEFMKRIEEYRTKVSVLVPAKLKSSVIARFETGDANGKVEKKDKTKQDWLNYHYEGFPLIASLTKITALQADIKSTEEDALKSMLEGNLTDQVSLTNFKTSLFGSKSAFYSGEKYDGKIIISKTDNSSTPVRAELTLDGKKLTADTDYKLEAGGVKMLINTGNPGDHVVAGTIFFMQDGTEVPVEVNNSFATISKPNAALIAADKMNVVYRGVANPMTISIPGIPDNKVSASAPGLSKRSGSQYVMNPSTGREVTIMASGTLPDGSRINTPAKFRIKDIPRPNGTIRGETNTAKMPRTNLEISTVGALLEDFDFDLNLAVSGFKFKVPGQPTVVVRGNKLNGAAKSALKRAGRGDAVQIFDIEAYITNNKSYRLKKVSPVVVELTN from the coding sequence ATGGCAGGAGGAAAACAGTCACCACGTCAGAAAATGGTTAACTTAATGTACTTAGTGTTCATTTGTATGTTAGCCCTGAATATGAGTAAAGAAGTTCTAGCGGCATTCGGTCTTATGAATGAGAAGATGGAAGTTTCTAACCAGAAAACTTCAGATAATAATTTAGCATTCTTAGATGGTCTTGAAACAAAGGCTTCAGAAGATGCAGCTAAATATGCTGAAGATTTCAAGAAAGCACAATCAGTACAAAAATTATCTCAAGAGTATTATGATTATTTAGAAGCTCTTAAGAAAGGTATGACTGTAGGTGTTGAAGACCCTAAGGATTATCAAGTAATGGATAAATCTGACTTTTTAGATCAAAAATTCTTCGCAGGAGATAATTTGGCAGAAGGTGGTAAAGAATTCATGAAAAGAATTGAAGAGTACCGTACTAAAGTTTCTGTATTGGTACCAGCGAAATTGAAATCTTCAGTTATTGCTAGATTTGAAACAGGCGATGCTAATGGTAAAGTAGAAAAGAAAGATAAAACAAAGCAAGATTGGTTAAACTATCATTATGAAGGTTTTCCTTTAATAGCTTCTTTAACTAAAATAACAGCGTTACAAGCTGATATTAAGTCAACAGAAGAAGATGCTTTAAAATCTATGTTGGAAGGTAACTTAACAGATCAAGTTTCTTTAACAAACTTTAAAACTTCTCTTTTTGGATCTAAATCTGCTTTTTATTCTGGAGAAAAATATGATGGTAAAATTATCATTAGTAAAACAGATAACTCTTCTACACCTGTTAGAGCAGAACTAACTCTTGATGGTAAGAAGTTAACAGCAGATACAGATTACAAACTTGAAGCTGGTGGTGTTAAAATGTTGATCAATACGGGTAACCCAGGAGATCACGTAGTAGCAGGTACAATTTTCTTTATGCAAGATGGTACAGAAGTTCCAGTAGAAGTAAATAATTCTTTTGCTACTATTTCTAAGCCTAATGCAGCGTTAATTGCAGCAGATAAGATGAATGTAGTGTATCGTGGTGTTGCTAACCCAATGACCATTTCTATACCAGGTATTCCTGATAATAAAGTTAGTGCTTCTGCTCCTGGATTATCTAAGAGATCTGGAAGTCAGTATGTTATGAACCCTAGTACAGGTAGAGAGGTTACAATTATGGCTTCAGGAACATTACCAGATGGTTCTAGAATAAATACACCAGCTAAATTTAGAATTAAAGATATTCCTAGACCAAATGGTACAATTAGAGGAGAAACTAACACTGCTAAAATGCCTAGAACTAACTTAGAAATATCTACTGTTGGTGCATTATTAGAAGATTTTGATTTTGATTTAAATCTTGCTGTAAGTGGATTCAAATTTAAAGTTCCTGGTCAACCAACGGTGGTAGTTAGAGGTAATAAATTGAATGGTGCTGCGAAGTCTGCTTTAAAAAGAGCTGGCCGTGGAGATGCTGTTCAGATATTCGATATCGAAGCTTATATAACAAATAACAAGTCTTACAGGTTGAAAAAAGTATCACCAGTAGTGGTTGAACTTACTAACTAG
- the porL gene encoding type IX secretion system motor protein PorL/GldL, whose translation MAQSKATKKLFNMAYGLGASIVIIGALFKILHWELGPLNGGILLAIGLITEALIFAISAFEPLDDEYDWSLVYPELVGGEGVAKANSVAADIQESEASLSKKLDDLLKEAGVDASLMESLGTSIRNFEGAAKGIAPTVDAMESTRKYSDEMVQAASQMESLNSLYKVQLESASKQASINEEVVQNSTALKDQMASLSTNLSSLNGVYGGMLSAMTRN comes from the coding sequence ATGGCACAGTCAAAAGCAACAAAGAAATTATTTAACATGGCCTATGGGCTTGGAGCATCAATCGTAATTATAGGTGCATTATTCAAAATTTTACACTGGGAACTTGGCCCATTAAATGGTGGTATTCTACTAGCTATTGGTCTTATTACAGAGGCGCTTATTTTTGCAATTAGTGCATTTGAACCTTTAGATGACGAATATGATTGGTCATTAGTATATCCTGAGTTAGTAGGTGGTGAAGGTGTAGCAAAAGCGAATAGTGTTGCTGCTGATATTCAAGAATCAGAAGCTTCATTATCTAAAAAATTAGATGATTTATTAAAAGAAGCTGGCGTAGACGCAAGCTTAATGGAAAGTTTAGGAACTAGCATTAGAAACTTTGAGGGTGCTGCTAAAGGTATCGCTCCTACTGTAGATGCTATGGAATCTACTCGTAAGTATTCTGATGAAATGGTACAAGCTGCTTCTCAAATGGAATCATTAAATAGCTTATATAAAGTACAGTTAGAAAGTGCAAGCAAACAAGCTTCAATCAATGAAGAAGTTGTACAAAATTCTACTGCTTTAAAAGATCAAATGGCATCTTTATCAACAAACTTATCTTCTCTTAATGGAGTGTACGGAGGTATGTTATCTGCAATGACAAGAAACTAA
- the porK gene encoding T9SS ring complex lipoprotein PorK/GldK produces the protein MKKLLLSSIAFVVLLSSCGSKTKGELVGVQGKKWYPEKPHGMELIPQGSYIMGKSEEDQAKVLNAPTKTVTVRSFYMDDTEITNSEYRQFVEWVRDSIVRTKLAILADELGLGPDDGGVGDYAFKDADTTRLSAYDKYMLDNYSGMGATGYEGRGLNFDQDLVWETSEYPDEYYVEVMDKLYISEEESYNGQRTIDVTQLKYKYSWMDIEAAARAKGKGSRKDFIKQEELEIYPDTTVWIRDFEYSYNEPMHNDYFWHDAYSEYPVVGVSWKQAKAFCNWRTKFKNDDQKSKGAQFVNQFRLPTEAEWEYAARGGIESGTYPWGGPYVISDTGCFMANFKPQRGDYAADTALYTVEAKSFEPNDYNLYNMAGNVSEWTDSSYDPNSYEYVSTMNPNAGSSQNARKVIRGGSWKDVAYFLQVSTRDYEYQDSARSYIGFRTVQDYMGVEENKPLNK, from the coding sequence ATGAAGAAGCTATTGTTATCATCTATAGCGTTTGTTGTTTTACTCAGTAGTTGTGGGTCTAAAACAAAAGGAGAACTAGTTGGTGTCCAAGGAAAAAAATGGTACCCAGAAAAGCCTCATGGTATGGAGTTAATCCCTCAGGGATCCTATATTATGGGTAAGAGTGAAGAAGATCAGGCTAAAGTTCTCAACGCGCCAACCAAAACTGTTACTGTACGCTCTTTCTATATGGACGACACAGAAATTACGAACAGCGAATACCGCCAATTCGTAGAGTGGGTACGAGACTCCATCGTAAGAACTAAATTGGCCATCTTAGCAGATGAGTTAGGTCTAGGTCCAGATGACGGAGGTGTTGGAGATTATGCATTTAAAGATGCAGATACCACTAGATTATCTGCATATGATAAGTATATGCTTGATAATTACTCAGGAATGGGTGCTACTGGATATGAAGGTAGAGGCTTAAACTTTGACCAAGATTTAGTTTGGGAGACCTCAGAATATCCAGATGAATATTATGTTGAGGTAATGGATAAATTGTACATTTCTGAAGAAGAATCGTATAATGGCCAACGTACCATTGATGTTACACAATTGAAGTATAAATATTCTTGGATGGATATTGAAGCAGCTGCACGTGCAAAAGGTAAAGGCAGTAGAAAAGACTTCATTAAACAAGAAGAATTAGAAATATACCCAGATACAACGGTTTGGATTAGAGATTTTGAATACTCGTATAACGAACCAATGCACAACGATTATTTCTGGCATGATGCGTATAGCGAATATCCTGTAGTAGGTGTTAGCTGGAAGCAAGCTAAAGCGTTTTGTAACTGGAGAACTAAGTTTAAGAACGATGATCAAAAATCTAAAGGAGCGCAGTTTGTAAATCAATTTAGATTGCCAACAGAAGCAGAATGGGAATATGCTGCAAGAGGTGGTATAGAAAGTGGAACATATCCATGGGGTGGACCTTATGTTATAAGTGACACAGGTTGCTTTATGGCAAACTTTAAACCACAACGAGGAGATTATGCCGCAGATACAGCATTATATACTGTAGAAGCTAAATCTTTTGAGCCAAATGATTATAACTTATATAATATGGCAGGAAACGTATCTGAATGGACAGATTCTAGTTATGATCCTAACTCTTACGAATATGTTTCAACTATGAACCCAAATGCTGGTTCATCACAAAATGCAAGAAAAGTTATCCGTGGAGGGTCTTGGAAAGATGTTGCTTATTTCCTACAGGTAAGTACAAGAGATTACGAATACCAAGATTCAGCACGTAGTTATATCGGATTCAGAACAGTACAAGATTATATGGGAGTTGAAGAAAACAAGCCCTTAAACAAGTAA
- a CDS encoding formimidoylglutamase, whose protein sequence is MAFDFLVPVDDKLVAHCELLPAQALGNKIHKHTDRKGLPVLANASFAIIGVNESRNAFEKKAETLNLFEVRRQLYKLMVGNWNSTIVDLGDIHAGEAVADTYFVVKEIVAELIEEDVVAIIIGATQDITYPSYRAFDGLRNMVNLVAVDSRFDFGDANELISSHSYLSKIIADKPNNLFNFSNIGYQSYFCAQEEIDLMEHLFFDAYRLGEISANITLAEPILRNANIVSVDLRSIKASEISMSENFSPNGFTGKEICAIARYAGISDKVNIFGIYEGENTPQSFQLTAQIIWYFIEGHNYRVKESPLVKSEDFTKFIVPTDEEDLIFHKSNLTNRWWVEVPTILAAHNKSNIPALLSCMEQDYFDACNQIIPERWFKAYKKGFN, encoded by the coding sequence ATGGCATTTGATTTTTTAGTTCCTGTTGATGATAAATTAGTAGCACATTGCGAATTACTTCCAGCACAAGCTTTAGGGAATAAAATTCATAAACACACAGATCGTAAAGGTTTACCTGTACTGGCTAATGCTTCGTTTGCTATTATTGGTGTAAACGAGTCTAGAAATGCTTTTGAGAAGAAAGCAGAAACCCTAAACCTATTTGAAGTTAGGCGCCAGTTGTATAAATTGATGGTGGGTAATTGGAATAGCACCATAGTAGATTTAGGTGATATTCATGCAGGGGAAGCGGTTGCAGATACCTACTTTGTTGTTAAAGAGATCGTAGCCGAGCTCATTGAAGAAGATGTTGTGGCTATAATCATAGGAGCAACACAAGATATTACGTACCCATCTTATAGAGCTTTTGATGGGTTGCGAAACATGGTAAATCTAGTTGCAGTAGATAGTCGTTTTGACTTTGGTGATGCTAATGAACTTATTTCATCACACTCTTATTTGAGTAAAATAATTGCTGATAAACCAAATAACCTTTTTAATTTTTCCAATATTGGGTATCAAAGTTATTTTTGTGCGCAAGAAGAAATAGATTTAATGGAGCATCTTTTCTTTGATGCTTATCGTTTAGGAGAAATCTCGGCAAATATTACGTTAGCAGAGCCTATTTTACGAAATGCTAATATAGTAAGCGTAGATTTACGCTCTATCAAAGCTAGTGAGATCTCTATGTCAGAGAATTTTTCGCCCAATGGTTTTACTGGAAAAGAAATTTGTGCTATCGCTCGTTATGCAGGGATTAGTGATAAAGTAAATATTTTTGGAATTTACGAAGGAGAGAATACACCGCAATCTTTTCAGCTTACTGCACAAATTATTTGGTATTTTATAGAAGGCCATAACTATAGGGTAAAAGAATCTCCTTTGGTTAAAAGCGAAGACTTTACAAAGTTTATTGTGCCAACAGACGAGGAGGATTTAATATTTCATAAAAGTAATCTTACCAATAGATGGTGGGTAGAGGTGCCAACAATTTTGGCGGCACATAATAAATCAAATATACCAGCGTTATTATCTTGCATGGAGCAGGACTATTTTGATGCATGCAATCAAATTATTCCTGAACGATGGTTTAAAGCTTATAAAAAGGGCTTTAATTAA